One Varibaculum prostatecancerukia genomic window, AAGGCTTGTGCGCTCGCGATGTAAATAGATTCTTTGACTTGTAGCACTTCCGAGCGCACTACCCGGGCTAAGGAAGGCCAGTGGGTTACGGCCACTCCAATCGCTACTCCCCAAAAACCGCGTCCTAAAGCAATCGAAATCAAAATGAGTAGAAGAAGGTGGGGAATCCCCAGCACCAGGTCGATTAGCCAGGTAATGACGGAGTCCACCCAGGAGGGGCCGATAGCCGCCAGCACCCCTAAAATCACCGCGATTAGCGCGCTGATTAAGGAAGCGATGATACCGATAAGGATGGAGGTAGACAGCCCGGCGAAGGTACGGGCGAAAATATCGCGTCCCATCCAATCGGTACCGAATAAATTCTTGAGGTTTGGCGCCAGGCCAGTGCGGGTGAAATTGGCGGTGGTGGCGGTATCTCTAAGCGCGATCCCAATACCCACTATTACTACCAAAACCGCCAAAGTTAGCACTGCTTGCCGCATAGCCACCTTGGGGTTGGCTAACCGAGGTAGGTTAGGTAGATGGAAAATGTGTTTATCCGCAGGAATGCTTTTGTTTATAGTCTTTTTATTATTAACTGATTTAGCCACGCTGACCCCGCCTTATTCGCGGATCTACCACCCCATATAGCAAGGTGGCGATGGTATTGCCAGTAAAGACTACTGCCGTGGTTATTACCGATATTCCGGCTAAGAGGGCGGTATCGGATCCTAAGCCTGCTGTAACGGTGGCTTGACCCAGACCGGGATAGCTAAATACTTGTTCTACCAGAATTGAGCCCCCGAAAACCTCGGCTAGCGAAGCAAATTGTAAGGTTATCGCGGGTAAGGAGATATTGCGTAGTCCATGACGCCGGACAGCTTGCCACTTGGATTCCCCGCGTGCCTTCGCATAGAGGAAAAAGTCTGAGTCCATGACGTCTACTAGCTTTTGACGAGTGTGCAGCGTGATATTTGCGATACTTACTACGCTTAGGGTTGCTGCTGGCAGGACTGCGTGATTTAGGGAATCCCAGATGGTCACGTCAGCCGCATCAACCCCAACGGGAGCAGCGAAACCGGAAGGAAACCAGCCCAGCCAGACCGCGAACAGCATCAATACCAGCATTCCCAGCCAAAATGTGGGTGTCGAAGCCAGCCCATAGCAGACGGTGGTGATTATGCGGTCAATGATTTTATTCCGTTTAGTTCCGGCGATTACCCCCAGGGTAAAACCGAGAACCCCAGAAAGCACCCAGGCCGTAGCCAAAAGTAAAACCGAGTTGGAAAACTTTGTCCAGATGACTTCGGAGACGGGTGCGTTATAACGCAAAGAAATACCCATATCCCCTTGCAGGAAGGCAGTGAACCAGGAGGTGTAGCGCTCCCATATCGGGATGTTCTGACCCCAGTAGGCACTTAAATTAGCGCGCTGCTCTGGGCTCATATTTTGGACGGCGACCGAACCGTAGTTAGCCTGTACCGGGTCAATAGGCGAAAGCGAGATTAGCCAGAAAACAATCAGCGATACTCCCAGCATCAAAAGTATGAGCTTGACTATCGCAACCAGCGAAAAACGCAAGAACCACGGAACTTTAGGGGAAGAATCGGCTAGGTGAGCCACCTTCTTTGGTGGCTCACCTAGCGATTCAGCGGAATGTTTTACTTCCAAGACCACTGATCCACGTTGTTAACGAGAGACCAGCCGTGACCGTGTGGGTGTGGTTTTTGATCGGCGATCTGCAAACCATCACGAACAAAATAGAGGTGATCAACGTTAGCTAACCATACCCAAGAGGCGGCACCGTCAATACCAGGACCTTCCGGACCCACTTGGGCTGCCTGGAATTCGCGGTTAGATTCCTCCCGGTCATTGGTAGTAATCGCCTTCTTCAGGTGCTCATCTACGGTTTTGTTGGAGTAGAGCGAGAAGTTGCCCCAACCCTTTGAATACAGCACGTTGTAGACCTCGCTTGGGGAGTTGGAGCCCCAACCCCAAAGAATCGGATCGGAGTAGCTAAGGCCGTAAATATCATCCCAAGGTTTTCCGACCGGGTTTACCTTTACACCGATTTC contains:
- a CDS encoding ABC transporter permease → MRQAVLTLAVLVVIVGIGIALRDTATTANFTRTGLAPNLKNLFGTDWMGRDIFARTFAGLSTSILIGIIASLISALIAVILGVLAAIGPSWVDSVITWLIDLVLGIPHLLLLILISIALGRGFWGVAIGVAVTHWPSLARVVRSEVLQVKESIYIASAQALGRNPWQLATTHYWRALAPQAMVGAILLFPHAIMHEAAITFLGFGLPPDSPAIGVILSESIGYIGAGMWWSAIFPGVALLVVVLIFDAFARAVRVLLRGGQ
- a CDS encoding ABC transporter permease: MVLEVKHSAESLGEPPKKVAHLADSSPKVPWFLRFSLVAIVKLILLMLGVSLIVFWLISLSPIDPVQANYGSVAVQNMSPEQRANLSAYWGQNIPIWERYTSWFTAFLQGDMGISLRYNAPVSEVIWTKFSNSVLLLATAWVLSGVLGFTLGVIAGTKRNKIIDRIITTVCYGLASTPTFWLGMLVLMLFAVWLGWFPSGFAAPVGVDAADVTIWDSLNHAVLPAATLSVVSIANITLHTRQKLVDVMDSDFFLYAKARGESKWQAVRRHGLRNISLPAITLQFASLAEVFGGSILVEQVFSYPGLGQATVTAGLGSDTALLAGISVITTAVVFTGNTIATLLYGVVDPRIRRGQRG